A window of Paraburkholderia megapolitana genomic DNA:
GCGATCTGGTCGCTCGCCGCGATGACCGCATCGAATTGCACGCCGTCGTCGAGCAGATCCGCCACCACACGCTGGCCCGCTGGACGCGAAAAATCACATGCAGACGCCTTGACGAGCATCGCCGAACTCTCCGCGAGCACGCCCCGGACCCCATCGAGACGGCTCGCCACTTCTGGATGCTTTGGATTGCCCAGAAAGACAAAGCGCTGGCGCCCGATCTCCAGCAGATGACTCGCAGCCAGTTCGCCCCCTTTCCGGTTGTCGCTGCCCACCACCGCGAGCCCCGTGTCGCCGGCATGCCCCCATATCACGGTAGGCAGTCCGCACGCGGCCACTTCGGCGGCACGTCCGCCGCGCTCGCCCTGGCCCAGCATGATGACGCCATCGGCGGACACGTTGTTCGATGCCAGAAAGAGGTCGCTGGTCGTGACCAGCATGACGTGGTCGATCGCCGCCAATGATTCAAGCAGGCTACCCAATACCAGCAGCAGGATCGGGTCGGTGGCCGGCCGGTCACCGTCGACAAGCTTCTCGATCACGACCGCGATCGTGTGGGTGCGCTGTGTGCGCAGACTGCGTGCCGTCGTATTGAGGCGGTAGCCAATTTCACGCGCAACTTCGACGATCCGTTCGCGAACCTCGGGACGAACCAGAGCGCTATCCCGCAGCGCGCGGGACACGGTGATTTTCGACACGCCGGCCAGCTCGGCAACCATTTCCATGGTTGGCCGTTGATGGGCCACATCGCTGACTTTAGGGGCGGCCAAAACGTACTTGCGTTTCGACATAGAGGAGATATCGCTTCGAATCTGGTGAGGGGATAAGACAGCTGGCGTGCTGCTGGCCTGCCTGCCCGACGTCATGGTCCCGATATCATAGCACCCCGGTATTGTCGGACCAAATGACGTCTCGATGCGCCGTCAATCCGGCACATGACACCGAATCACCCCCATATTGACGCTAGACCGGCACGAATTTACGTCACAAGGGCAAACCCGTAGAGCCAATTTCAATGTATCTCGATAGACTATGTTATCGATGTCATTTGCAGTACAAACACGACGCAGGAGACAATCATGGCGGCCACCATTCCGGAACCGCAACAGATGGCACACACGACCCAGCTCCCCGGTAAGCGGATAGCGGGAAGACAGCTCGCAACAGGTGTTTCGCTGCTCTATCTGGCGCTGTACTTCCATTTCGGCTTCTTCGCCTGGATGCCCGTATGGCTCAAGGATGCAGGCTCTTCAGCGACCGAGATCGGCACGTTGATTTCGATCCCATTGATCCTGCGCATCCTGACCGTCGCACCGTTCGCCGCGTGGTGCGGGCGGCACGGCCGGGTTCGTAATGGCATTGCGCTGACGGTATTTAGCGCCGCGGTCGTTCTCGTATTTTTCCCTCAAGCGACGACGCACTGGAGCCGGCTCGCGCTGTTCCTTGTCTTCTCGATCATCTGGGATCAGATACCGGTGCTCATGGACGCGTATGCGATTCTGACCGTGCGCAGTCGCAAGCTGGATTTTGGCCGGCTGCGTGTCTGGGGTTCCATTGCCGTGATTGCCTCGAGCGGCCTGGCGGGCTGGGTCATCGAAAAGCTGGGCATCAAATCGCTTCCGTGGGCAATCGCTGTCCTGCTGCTGTTCCCACTGGCGATTCTGCCGTTGCTGCCACGCGATAGCACGCTCGTCCACGAATCGTCGCATGGCAGTGGCAGCTGGTGTGAGATCTTCCGCGACCGGACGTTGATGTCCGTCCTGATCACTGCTTCGCTCTTGATGGGTAGCAGCGGTGTCATCACCGGCTTCGGATCGATTCAATGGAAAAGCGCGGGAATTCACGAAAGCACGATCGGCATTCTCAATGCGATTTCCGTGTCGTCCGAAATAGTTATTTTCACGTTCGGGGCGAAGCTACTCGGAAAGCGCGACCCGCGCATCATGATGGTGATTGGCGCCCTGTTTAGCGCCTTGCGCTGGGCAATCATGGCAACCTCTCCGGCTCTGCCGATGCTCGTTTTTGCACAGATTCTGCAGTGCTTCCTCGTCGCGGGCGCACTTCTCGCGCCGGTCCTGATGATCGCCAGCCGGGTCGAGGACATCCTGGTCCCCAGTGCGCAAGGACTGTATGCCGTTTTGCTCGGCGCAACGCTAGCGGCGGTGATCGCAGGCTCTGGATGGCTATGGCAGCTTGGGCCGGCAAAAGCCTATCTGGCTATGGCCGTACTCGCCTTGCTGTCGCTACCTGTACTCGCATCGTCGTGGCGCCGTGCCGCGGCTTAACGCGAGTTCGAATACCAGTTTCATCGCGAACGAATCATTCGCGAATACATGAAGTGAATGCCTCTTGAATCGGCGTTAATTTCCAGAATAGATGGGGGGAGACTTGAATAAATTTACATGCGCTCGCATGGTGCCTACGCTCGCACTGATGCTTTTTTCGCTGGCTAATTCGAATGACGCCGCGGCGCAAGCGGCACAGGACTGTCAGCAGTATGACCAGTTTGTTCCTCGCGGCGGCGTCGATCCCATTCCGTCTCCGTGTCAAACGGTAGACCCGGAACTGGGTGGTTTGCGCAAGGCGCTGGCTGCAAATGGGATCGGGATTTCCGTTTCTCTTGCCGGCCTCGTGACCTACAACTTGAGAGGCGACGGCGGAACGCCTCAACAGCTTTACTCGGGGCAAAAGCCTACCTACAACAGCACGTTCTTGCCGATGTTTACCTACGATCTCGGCAGGCTTGGTCTCAATCAAGGCTCGCAGTTCACGTTCAAACCGGTATTCAACTACAACTCGTTTCGTGGTAATGGACAGACTGGTTTTTCGGCCAACCAGCTTTCCGTTTATCTTCCCTTTTACGACAATAATGTAATCGTTCAAGCTGGCTTTTATTACGCTGCTTCCATTTTTTATGGAACCAATATCGGCGACATTGCGGGAGCTGCGATTTTGGGTCCGAGCAGCACGCTACCGTTTGCGACAGGCATTCA
This region includes:
- a CDS encoding MFS transporter — translated: MAATIPEPQQMAHTTQLPGKRIAGRQLATGVSLLYLALYFHFGFFAWMPVWLKDAGSSATEIGTLISIPLILRILTVAPFAAWCGRHGRVRNGIALTVFSAAVVLVFFPQATTHWSRLALFLVFSIIWDQIPVLMDAYAILTVRSRKLDFGRLRVWGSIAVIASSGLAGWVIEKLGIKSLPWAIAVLLLFPLAILPLLPRDSTLVHESSHGSGSWCEIFRDRTLMSVLITASLLMGSSGVITGFGSIQWKSAGIHESTIGILNAISVSSEIVIFTFGAKLLGKRDPRIMMVIGALFSALRWAIMATSPALPMLVFAQILQCFLVAGALLAPVLMIASRVEDILVPSAQGLYAVLLGATLAAVIAGSGWLWQLGPAKAYLAMAVLALLSLPVLASSWRRAAA
- a CDS encoding substrate-binding domain-containing protein, which translates into the protein MEMVAELAGVSKITVSRALRDSALVRPEVRERIVEVAREIGYRLNTTARSLRTQRTHTIAVVIEKLVDGDRPATDPILLLVLGSLLESLAAIDHVMLVTTSDLFLASNNVSADGVIMLGQGERGGRAAEVAACGLPTVIWGHAGDTGLAVVGSDNRKGGELAASHLLEIGRQRFVFLGNPKHPEVASRLDGVRGVLAESSAMLVKASACDFSRPAGQRVVADLLDDGVQFDAVIAASDQIAAGACDALSARGVAIPGDVAVVGYDDSSIALSNIPPLTSIRQDWALAGRALVEVVLSLINNRESEVPGPLPVELAVRASTIG